The Arachis ipaensis cultivar K30076 chromosome B10, Araip1.1, whole genome shotgun sequence DNA window AAttgcttatttattttcttttaatttcagtcCCATCCTAATGCTAATGGCCTCTATAATAAACTATTTTCACATTTTGAGGAGTTGGGAATAGCATTTGGTAGAGATAGGGCTCAAGGAGGCAATGCAGAAAATGTAACTCAAGCAGTTGCTACAATGGAGGCTGAGCGCGAAGCAACCTTGAGTGATCGGCAAGTGAATGAAAACACCCAAGTAAATTTGGAAGAGACCGAAATGGAATATGAAGCTGATTCTCAGGTACGTAAGCAATTGACTCTAATTCATGTACATAAATTCACTTATTGTTGATCCTACTGCTGTGTATTTTCTTGAATTTTGGAGTGATTCTTCATTAGTTCATTTACTTTAATCTGTGCCTGTGACTAGCCTTAACTATTCCCATCATGTTGAGCATTTAGATAGAAATACTGATCTTCATTTCTGTGGAGTataataacaaagaaaaaaaggATATGAATGTAATTATGCAAACAGAATTAGAATCAGGGTAGTTAATATTCTATTAGGTTCTGTTTAGTTAGTTAATGTTGTTAGTCTTGCTGGCCAAGGCAGAGATAATGCTTGTATATACAAGTGTAGAGCATGTATAATCAGTTAggctacttgttcttcatttctaTCAATATTGAATAATCTTCTGATGTTCCTGCTGGTGTTGCTTTCAATTTTTAGGAGCCTCCAACTCCTGGTGTTTCTGTTGCTCCCGGTGCTTCTGCTGCTCCTAGTGCTTCTGCTGCTCCTAGTGCTTCATATatagaaaggaataaaagaaaaagagggaGCAAAAGTGAGGAAGTGATTGACATAGTAGTAGAATCAATGAGAGATATGAAAGGTGCTTATCAAGAACACACATCCGTTTTAGTTGATATGGTTTCTTGTTTTAAGCATGAGAAAGAAGGAGCTGAGCGCAGAATGAAGCTAATGGCACTGTTGAGAGATGTTCCTGGTTTGAGCGGTGATGATAGAATGAAGGCTGGCCTTAGCATTCTAAGGGACAATAGTCTGATCGACATGGTGTTCCAACTTCAACCGGGGGAACTTTTGCCATTTTTGAAGAAATTGCTTTAAATAttgctatttttgaatttttattgaatATTATAGTGACTTGATAGGAAGACATTTGTGCCAATTGTTGCTGTTGTTTTGTGAGGAATATAAGTAGCTAAAACCCTAGTTCCTGATGCCATTATATCAGGTTTTAAGATTCATGGAAAACTAGTTAAAGTTCCTCTTGAACTAGAATGTGTAGCAACTGGTGATGGCTTGATTCCAATAAATGTTTGTTGACAATTGATGGTGGATTTTGGAATTTTGTTGCTTTGTATATAATTGATCATAGATTTTGCATCTTTGGAAGTAATTATAATGCTAGGAGAATAGAGATGCCACCATTCAGTTAGTTGAGGATCATCTGAGATGAACACTGCTCCTTTTACATTGTCATAGTCACTAatttaattatgataaaattgattttaattaaACATTTGTTATTAAGGGTATTATAGTAAATTTATTAGTAGAGATAAAATTTAGAGTCGATAATAATTTAGCTAAAGATATTTGTTATTAGgaatattttagtaaatttaaaaaaatttagaattaataataattttaactaagatatttgttattaggggtattttagtaaatttaaaaaatattaaacttttagtcattaatattttaatttgaatgattaaGGGTAATTTTGACATATTACATAATATGACCAAGATATTTAAACTCaatcaaacaaaaatttagtCATTCCTAGGATTATTACATAATATTCCAATGTATTAAATTTTACAACCAAATATGGGAATCATATATTCCAAGTAATCTCATTCCTAGGAATATAATGCCTAGAAATGAGATTACTTGGTAATAAAATTTAATCTTTGAACCACACACATCCTTAGGTATATTTGATTCCCATAGAAATGGAATCTGAGTAACAAAGTAATACTTGAACCACATATTCTAAATGTGTGAACTGTGTATGTAAGTTTGTGGTGTCTAAGATGGAAAATTGTCTAATCCatcttattaaaaaaattaatttttatatattgacatatctaattaaatttatgtatttagataattaaataataaatttaaaaattaattattatttacaatataaatttattatttatataaaactTGTTTAGCAGTAGTATCAACTgtgtataaaaattaaattaaaaaagtaattagtaaaaaaataataaagcaaTTCTTTCTACTAGagagaaaatttaaattttatgtgaaattgaaaaaaataaattaagtatgtaaaatataatattgTAACAAGATTTAAATTGTAAAATTATCAGACCTAATATAAATTTTGTAAGATTGATTAGAATCTGTAATATCAAAAAAATTTAAGAGTTAAATTGAGATTCCAACTAAACTGAGTATATGACGACGTTTGGTAACCCATGACGAGCCAGAAAGTATGGTTCTAAAAACCGAATCGGACCGATAGTTCAACCGGAAACTGGCGCTCCCGGTCACCCCCCCTTCGCATTCGTGAGTCTCACCCCTCATCTGAAGCCCAAAAATCAACGTTACCAAACCAAAACCCTAGCTTCCTCCTCAACGGTTCTGCCGCAGTGCCGCCGCCGTCCGTGTTGTCGACGCCGTCCGTGACTTCCTCTCTCCCCCTATCCCGAACCCAAGCCCTCTCTTGTAGGCTATAGCTCGGCACGTCGTCCCCATCCTCCGGCTTCTCTGTTCGAGGCTTGGAGCAGCTCGCCGTCGTGTCGCCGCTCGCCGCTCGCCGTCCGTCTCTCCGTCGAAGGTTAGTGGCACTGCTTTCACTTCTTCGGTTCTTCCTTTTATGCTCTGTTGAGTGATTTCTGAATGTGAAAGTGTGAATGGATTAATGGAAAGTTGGAATCCAAATCATTATTGAAATTTTGTGCTGctgctgttttttttttaatttctgaaatttttgttgaactgCTGCTGATTTTATGCTGGTTTAGTGTGGTTAGTTTATGCTCTGTTTTGTAATGTTTGTTGCTGGATGGTGATTGTTCTTGATTCTTGGCTCTGTTTAGTCTCTTGTGCTGTTGGTAATGGTGTTTTTGATTGGGTTTATCCTTTGAGAGCTACTGTTAGTGTGGTCTGGTGCTGTTTAGTCTCTGTTTAGTCTCTTGTTGAACTGCCAGTGCTGCTACCTCTGTTGCTGTTTCTGTCGTGCCTTGCCATCTTGTTACCACTGATTTCATCTGCCTTCATTCTTGTTCTACTTCAAAATCATGCTAAATTTGTGAGTGTCCGCCCTTTTTGAATATGTTTATAAATAATAAGATTAGACATTGATTTTTCTGATTATGGTTTTGGTCTGTATTTGATGTTGTTCAAATTTCATGATTTTGTTACTGGCTCCTGAAAGTtggatttatttttctaatatgcTTAACATCAGAAAGATTTGGAAGAGTTTGTTACTCTCTATTAAGAATGTGCTGAAACTTTGTTAAAATTTGGCTGAAAATTTTGTtattagatagatagatagatgggATATGCCAAACTGAAACTTGAAGGTGGAGAATGTTTCTTATGTCCAGTTGCTTATAGGGAGTGAAAATGGCATGTTACCTCAAAGAGGAATGTTGGCAGCCCCAAGAATGGCAAGCCTTAGGAGCTTGATGAGGCTTGTCACCCTTCATTGGCCCTTTTCATGGATGAGATCAAGATTGGatgaaatcaataacaacaagaGTTCTTTGCCTTCTGATTCAATGATAATTTGGTATCTTGCCCTTGAGATTGGAAATTTATGGTTACATTATTGGCTGTTGCTGATTTATCATGCTATGATGCTGAGCTTGGCTATGAGTAGATGATTGAATATTTGTTATTGATTTGGTTAattcaatgattttttttttggttttttgtgACTATCTTAACGAGTTCAATAGTGATATATTGAATGATATTGTTAATAATTATGAAATCAAATGTTAAATTAGATTTTGGTTGATGTAGTACTTTATATTTGGAAGACATTAAAATTTATGTTGCACTATAACTATGTTTTAgagtatttatttataatttatttattattttattataaaacggtttttccgGTTAGACCACGGTTGAACTGGTTGGACCAGTAAACTAGTGAACTAGTGACTAGAACGGTTTGATGactggtccggttttcagaaccttgccaGAACGAGAAGAAAGTGGCAGTGATCGTGTACGAGTGAGTGTGGAGAGTTCAAACGTGAAGGCGCCATGAGGATCACTCTCGATCCATCATCGGATCCAAGTCCTCAACCAAAACGTTCTCCTCTAACTCTTACTCCCACAGATGAACTCGAATGGGTCCCACTCCCCAAANNNNNNNNNNNNNNNNNNNNNNNNNNNNNNNNNNNNNNNNNNNNNNNNNNNNNNNNNNNNNNNNNNNNNNNNNNNNNNNNNNNNNNNNNNNNNNNNNNNNNNNNNNNNNNNNGCCTCCCGCCTCTATTTCTGGGACTACCACGCCAACTCTCTCCACCGCCTCTCTCTCCGCCTCGGCGACCCCGACCCTACCTCCGTTCTCGCCTCTTCCCCCTCGAAGGTGCTCCCTCGCTTTTGCTTTACTCTAGGGTTTTTCATTGCAAGTtgttaattataaattatttgagTTAATTCGAAAATGACAGTGAGTTTTTGAATAGGTATTGCAAACTGACGTGGAGCTCGGCTTTGATGTTGAGAGAATCTCTATCAACAGAAATGGAACTGCGATGCTACTTTTCGGTTCTTATAGACTCTCTGTTATGTATCTCTATGGACGTGCTTCCAAGAAAGATGTCAATTTGATATGCAGGTAACAATGTGAATCACATATGTGCTTGCTCCCTTAGCAGCATTTTAAGGTTTTCTGGTGAATTGTGTTTTTGGTGTTTGTTTCTTTAGTATTTGGCATTTACTGATTTAATCACACACTAGAAATAagaggaaaacatgatctccaaCTAATCTTCTAGTCTAGTTTTGATGTATATTGCACAAGTAGAAGGAAGGGTAGTTATCGATTATCACGGAAACGAATTATTTTGGATTTGGCCAGTCTTAAGAGTTTTCTATACATCATTGATTCTGTCTTTGATTCATGACATAGAAATTTGACAAAATTTTAAGTTCGCGGTGGACTGGGCTTGGAACTGGCTTTGACAAAAATTTTGCATCATGCTCCACATAGGCAGAGTATTATATGTGAGTTTTTCTATACATTGATAAAATGAGGTGTATGTACTGTTAGACCAATGAGCTTAAGATTATGCGAGGGTAGATATTAGTACGAACTTTTCCAAGTATTCTGATGTTGAAATTCGGAGTTTANNNNNNNNNNNNNTTATGGGATATGTTACTGCAGGACTATTGCAGTTGGTCCAGAAACTTATTCCAGCGGCAGCAACGATATTCGTGTATTACAAGCGATATGGCACCCTTACAGTGATACTCATTTGGGAATCCTTTCTTCTGATTCAGTTTTCCGGTAAGTTTTGTTTGTCTTCTTCTCTTCACACACACACATGGTCTTTCTAGGTTATTGATACATATATTGGTGTAGGACATTGTTTGCTATGTGCTAGGGTGTGAAGCGTTGACTGTTCGATGGGTtgtcttgatttttttttttgataggAAGATACTGAGATAGTATTGGAAGTAAGGGATGTTATGTTGTGCTGATATTTAAAGTGAAATCCCACAACAGCAACAAAATCTTGTCCATTAGGTGGGAATGGCTACATATATAAAACGACACCATTGTAGCCTGTAAGcctgtcatgtatcatgtttgAAAACTTAGTCCATTTTTGCGTAAATCTCTTCTAATTGGCTCATTCAGAGTCTTCTTAGGTTTCTCTTTACCCATAGCCACATTGCTATCTCCAATATGGTCTATCTTATTGACCAGATGCTCTTTTGGTTTTCTCCAAATATGTCAAAATAACCTAAAATGAGATATTCACCATACTTTTAACGATAGCCTGTCATGCTATGTTTGTTTTCATGTTCACCTTTTTCTATCCAACACTATGTCCCATGTGGCATAGTTGGTCTAGTGGCCGTGTAATAAAATTTACCCTTATGATTTAaaggtactttttttttgttgCATATAATTAAACTGTTATGGTATCATATTGTTGTATTTATAATGACCAAACTTCAGAAATAATATGCTGATATTTGATATTTTAATGTATTTAATTTCTCCCCTCCATGAAGAGATTTGCATCCaagcaataatttttttttttattttgtatttcttggcTGCTAATGATTCTGTTGCCTTTACGTTACTCGGTATTCAAATGTATCATATCATTTCTAACTTtcctctcttctatttt harbors:
- the LOC107620504 gene encoding uncharacterized protein LOC107620504 yields the protein MMGTAASGFGWNDKDKMIVVERQIFNEWKSSHPNANGLYNKLFSHFEELGIAFGRDRAQGGNAENVTQAVATMEAEREATLSDRQVNENTQVNLEETEMEYEADSQEPPTPGVSVAPGASAAPSASAAPSASYIERNKRKRGSKSEEVIDIVVESMRDMKGAYQEHTSVLVDMVSCFKHEKEGAERRMKLMALLRDVPGLSGDDRMKAGLSILRDNSLIDMVFQLQPGELLPFLKKLL